From one Liolophura sinensis isolate JHLJ2023 chromosome 10, CUHK_Ljap_v2, whole genome shotgun sequence genomic stretch:
- the LOC135476901 gene encoding cytochrome P450 3A8-like codes for MGLTDVVSWVPAWLGYLIAFILLIYLYGVWPYLTSQIRLPGPKPTVFFGNLIEVYKHGVIPTDMSNLKKYGRVYMSWTGRIPTIYVSDPDLVKQICVKEFQNFPNRAIHAPLSPLQRSMITSLKDDHWKFVRSVLSPAFSSGKMRKMVPLIQICIDRLIENLGDLVKKQRSIDIKPVMEGLTMEVIGAVGFGIETNVQNDLNDRFLIMARRVFQVNSLTKIPVILTLFFPFMRPIFEALNMTADSGEVMDFFAKMVKHTIQERRQQPSPRKDLLQVILDSSVDDLKETVADRDVDVDALKMDGVKRKTLTDKEVIAQSLVFLLAGFESTATAVSHLLYSLAIYPECQDKLVEEIDEALKGGAPTYDNVMKLPYLEKCLCEAQRLYPAIRGNSRMSREAITINGIYIPANTSVMLMGYALQHDETYWPDPEKFDPERWSPEQKAARHPYVSIPFGAGPRNCVGMRLAQLEAKMSVVAMLQRFRFIRAPDTEVPLKMKKGSFLLPENGIRLRIESREK; via the exons ATGGGGCTCACGGACGTCGTAAGCTGGGTTCCAGCCTGGCTCGGCTACTTAATCGCTTTCATTCTGCTGATTTACCT GTATGGAGTGTGGCCCTACCTCACGTCTCAGATACGATTACCGGGCCCAAAACCAACAGTCTTTTTTGGAAACTTGATAGAAGTCTAcaaacat GGCGTGATACCAACAGATATGAGCAACCTGAAGAAATATGGAAGGGTTTATAT GAGCTGGACTGGCCGAATCCCAACGATCTACGTCTCCGATCCCGATCTTGTCAAGCAGATCTGCGTAAAGGAGTTCCAGAATTTCCCCAATAGAGCG ATTCATGCGCCGCTGTCGCCATTACAACGGTCGATGATCACATCTCTAAAGGACGACCACTGGAAATTTGTACGCAGTGTATTATCTCCAGCCTTCAGCTCTGGAAAAATGCGAAAG ATGGTCCCCTTGATCCAGATTTGCATAGACAGACTGATCGAAAACCTTGGCGATTTGGTTAAAAAGCAACGGAGTATTGACATCAAGCC CGTTATGGAAGGTCTAACCATGGAGGTGATAGGCGCTGTGGGATTTGGCATCGAAACAAACGTTCAGAACGATCTGAATGACCGTTTTCTGATCATGGCCAGGCGGGTGTTTCAGGTTAACTCACTCACCAAGATACCAGTCATCCTGACCC TGTTCTTTCCGTTCATGCGTCCTATATTTGAGGCCCTGAATATGACTGCCGATTCAGGCGAAGTTATGGATTTCTTTGCGAAAATGGTAAAACATACAATACAAGAAAGACGACAACAGCCTTCG ccCCGGAAGGACCTCCTCCAGGTTATTCTGGACAGCAGTGTGGACGATCTAAAGGAAACTGTAGCGGATAGAGATGTGGATGTGGACGCCTTGAAGATGGACGGCGTCAAACGGAAGA CTCTCACAGATAAAGAGGTCATTGCTCAGTCACTGGTGTTCCTCCTGGCGGGATTCGAAAGTACGGCTACAGCCGTGTCCCACTTGCTGTACAGCTTAGCCATCTACCCGGAATGTCAAGACAAACTGGTCGAAGAAATTGACGAAGCTCTGAAAGGG GGGGCGCCAACATACGACAATGTCATGAAGTTACCGTACTTGGAGAAGTGCCTGTGCGAGGCACAGCGTTTGTATCCGGCCATTCGAGG GAATTCTCGGATGTCTCGAGAGGCTATAACAATTAACGGGATCTACATCCCGGCCAATACCAGCGTGATGCTGATGGGTTACGCTCTCCAGCACGACGAGACCTACTGGCCAGATCCCGAGAAGTTTGACCCGGAGAG ATGGTCCCCGGAACAGAAAGCTGCGCGCCACCCATACGTATCAATTCCGTTTGGCGCTGGTCCCCGGAACTGTGTGGGTATGAGACTCGCGCAGTTGGAAGCCAAGATGTCGGTTGTTGCTATGTTACAAAGATTCCGTTTTATCCGAGCACCTGACACGGAG GTCCCGCTTAAGATGAAAAAGGGTAGCTTCTTACTACCTGAAAATGGCATTAGACTGAGGATAGAGTCACGCGAGAAGTAA